One genomic region from Amaranthus tricolor cultivar Red isolate AtriRed21 chromosome 12, ASM2621246v1, whole genome shotgun sequence encodes:
- the LOC130797203 gene encoding uncharacterized protein LOC130797203, with translation MREEVISSGGTNNNLDPTPAASSVGASSPAVPPNFGGVDWSGHGPGSKTGSLSGAGTQPLWTSLSTSAGGSALGSSQPSCRPWERGDLLRRLATFKPGNWFGKPKAASSLACARRGWVNVGADKIDCESCGANLKYVAKAGWTSSEADGAAEEFSKQLDLGHKATCPWRGNSCPESLVQFPPTPPSALIGGYKDRCDGLLQFAALPVVAASAIEQMHASRGPQIDRFLANSLNFLIGEPSIKMENTSGVDSREEAYSLYSHAQKLIALCGWEPRWLPDIQDCEDHSAQSARNGYSVGPSMKCGHPNDAGPSRKAFSSTAKKDSCKNEAMGPESKCESRSPLLDCSLCGATVRIWDFITVSRPVRVSPNGIEIPETSKKMVLTRGVSAASGISGWVGTDCMEKEQTEYHDEAATIDEGKLTSNTVVDLNLTMAGGLSSGHAHVPEVSQHNRDADLGKDLMIGQPSNSEVGDRAASYESRGPSTRKRSLEEGGSAVDRPLLRMQQADSVEGTVVDRDGDEVDDGKQYLAGPSKRFRESDVFERCGSSFRRDSSGAGPSNSQGIEIEVDERRIDISHGNDQVLRFPARAATRDSTHASSVIAMDTICHSADDDSMESVENHPGDVDDINFPSVAMAKNADLIDTSDLNYSNQAQQSVCFQPASGQAGGEMGVSSTNDEEEVLNTDTVTAPARDGPSMGISGGSVGMGASHEAEIHGTDMFANRSDSGIGDVEPIAEVVENQGQTGEFAPEHGFGDDFVEGMDREDPHGDSQDVVSRSMGRADSGSKVVGSTKAESVESGEKNSEMQVLAQEASTHPSLSCNAIVYSGIEASKEEVSQGGKQSPADEGAYPESDYIMANGTGPPNGDSNFDGAEFDPIKHHNSFCPWVNGNVAAAGCSTGAGSSAAAVALCGWQLTLDALDNFQSFGHVPAQAVESESAASLYKDDHLTSSRKLLAHHSFSKSRGQS, from the exons ATGAGGGAGGAAGTGATTAGCTCCGGTGGTACCAACAACAACCTTGATCCTACTCCGGCTGCCAG TTCGGTGGGTGCATCATCACCAGCAGTTCCTCCAAATTTTGGCGGTGTGGATTGGTCAGGTCATGGCCCAGGTTCTAAGACAGGCTCCCTATCGGGCGCTGGAACACAACCTCTTTGGACTTCTTTGAGCACTAGTGCTGGTGGCTCTGCACTTGGATCATCACAACCTTCATGCAGACCTTGGGAAAGAGGAGATCTACTCCGGCGCCTTGCTACATTTAAGCCAGGAAATTGGTTTGGGAAACCTAAG GCTGCTAGTTCATTAGCTTGTGCCCGTAGAGGATGGGTAAATGTTGGCGCTGATAAAATTGATTGTGAGTCATGTGGTGCGAACCTGAAATATGTTGCTAAAGCTGGCTGGACGTCTTCTGAAG CTGATGGTGCAGCTGAAGAGTTTTCGAAGCAGCTTGATTTGGGGCACAAAGCAACATGTCCTTGGAGAGGGAATAGCTGTCCAGAAAGCCTAGTACAGTTTCCTCCTACCCCTCCATCAGCTTTGATTGGAGGCTACAAAGATCGGTGTGATGGACTTTTGCAATTTGCTGCTCTACCAGTTGTGGCTGCATCTGCGATTGAGCAGATGCATGCTTCCCGTGGACCACAAATTGATCGTTTTCTTGCTAATTCTCTCAACTTTTTGATTGGGGAGCCAAGCATCAAGATGGAAAATACCTCAGGAGTAGATTCTAGAGAAGAGGCCTATTCATTATATTCTCAT GCACAAAAGCTCATTGCTTTGTGTGGATGGGAACCGAGATGGCTTCCTGATATCCAAGATTGTGAAGATCATTCTGCTCAGTCTGCTAGAAATGGGTATTCTGTGGGGCCTTCTATGAAATGTGGTCATCCTAATGATGCAGGTCCAAGCAGAAAAGCTTTTTCAAGTACAGCTAAAAAGGATTCTTGCAAGAATGAAGCAATGGGTCCCGAATCAAAATGTGAATCTAGGTCACCATTGCTAGACTGCAGTTTATGTGGTGCTACCGTCAGAATTTGGGACTTCATAACTGTTTCTCGTCCTGTTCGGGTATCCCCCAATGGCATTGAGATCCCAGAAACAAGTAAAAAGATGGTTTTAACTCGTGGTGTGAGTGCAGCCAGTGGAATTAGTGGGTGGGTTGGCACAGATTGCATGGAAAAAGAACAGACTGAATACCATGATGAAGCTGCTACAATTGATGAGGGAAAACTCACGTCAAATACAGTTGTGGATTTGAATCTTACTATGGCTGGTGGTTTGTCATCTGGACATGCTCATGTGCCTGAGGTTTCCCAACATAATCGTGATGCTGACTTAGGGAAAGATCTAATGATCGGGCAACCGTCTAATAGTGAAGTTGGTGATCGTGCTGCTTCTTATGAATCGCGAGGACCAAGTACCCGTAAACGAAGCTTAGAGGAGGGCGGAAGTGCAGTAGATAGACCACTTTTAAGAATGCAACAGGCAGATAGTGTTGAGGGAACAGTTGTGGATCGTGATGGTGATGAGGTTGATGATGGTAAGCAGTATCTAGCTGGGCCCTCGAAGCGTTTTCGTGAGAGCGATGTTTTTGAAAGGTGTGGTTCTTCATTTCGGAGAGATTCATCTGGGGCTGGCCCTAGCAACTCACAAGGCATTGAAATTGAAGTAGATGAAAGAAGAATCGATATATCTCATGGTAATGACCAAGTTCTTCGTTTCCCTGCCAGGGCTGCGACCAGAGACTCAACACATGCATCCTCTGTTATCGCCATGGACACTATTTGTCACAGTGCAGATGATGATTCAATGGAAAGCGTTGAAAATCATCCTGGAGATGTTGATGATATAAACTTTCCTTCTGTAGCAATGGCTAAGAATGCCGATTTGATTGACACTTCAGACCTTAATTATAGTAATCAGGCTCAACAAAGTGTCTGTTTTCAACCAGCTTCTGGCCAGGCTGGTGGAGAAATGGGTGTAAGTAGCACAAATGATGAAGAGGAAGTACTGAACACAGATACTGTTACTGCCCCAGCTAGGGATGGACCTAGTATGGGAATTAGTGGTGGGAGTGTTGGAATGGGTGCTAGTCATGAAGCTGAGATTCATGGGACTGATATGTTTGCTAATAGATCTGACAGTGGTATTGGTGATGTGGAGCCTATAGCTGAAGTTGTTGAAAATCAAGGACAAACTGGTGAGTTTGCCCCTGAACATGGATTTGGAGATGATTTTGTTGAGGGGATGGATAGAGAAGATCCTCATGGAGATAGTCAAGATGTTGTATCACGTTCAATGGGAAGGGCAGATAGTGGCTCAAAAGTTGTTGGTTCGACAAAAGCGGAGTCTGTAGAAAGTGGCGAGAAAAACAGTGAGATGCAAGTTTTAGCTCAAGAAGCCAGCACTCATCCTTCCTTATCTTGCAATGCCATTGTGTATTCAGGCATTGAAGCATCCAAGGAAGAAGTCTCTCAAGGAGGCAAGCAGTCACCTGCTGATGAGGGTGCATACCCCGAGTCAGACTATATAATGGCAAATGGGACGG GGCCTCCAAATGGCGATAGTAATTTTGATGGCGCTGAATTTGATCCAATCAAGCACCACAATAGCTTCTGTCCTTGGGTAAATGGTAATGTTGCAGCAGCTGGCTGCAGCACTGGTGCCGGTTCCTCAGCTGCTGCCGTAGCTCTCTGTGGTTGGCAGCTTACCCTTGATGCTCTAGACAATTTTCAATCCTTTGGGCATGTTCCAGCTCAGGCTGTGGAATCTGAGTCAGCAGCTTCACTTTACAAG GATGATCACCTAACCTCTAGTCGTAAACTTTTGGCTCACCATTCCTTCAGCAAAAGCCGGGGACAAAGCTGA